A window of Desulfovibrio sp. contains these coding sequences:
- a CDS encoding DUF935 family protein has product MASGIYRADGTFQPFQATGLTTELATRQNAGLTPGELEGWLNVLPDPDPVLRKRGDEASVLAELSADDQVTTAMLSRKNRELNCPHFGFRAGAPDGETASPEAENLHRRFTQDLERSNLRNIISSIIDAPFFGFTPLELIWRRGDNWWHLVDVAARPAHWFGFDNKNNPVFIGVYGGLCAEPQLLPAGKFVIVQHHATYDNPYGLRLLTHRAAEGVGRAP; this is encoded by the coding sequence ATGGCAAGCGGAATTTATCGTGCGGACGGCACATTTCAGCCGTTTCAGGCTACCGGGCTGACGACGGAACTTGCAACCCGACAAAATGCCGGTTTGACGCCGGGCGAACTGGAAGGCTGGCTGAACGTCCTGCCTGACCCTGACCCGGTTTTGCGGAAGCGCGGGGACGAAGCGTCGGTGCTGGCTGAACTTTCCGCAGACGACCAAGTGACCACGGCCATGTTGAGCCGGAAAAACCGGGAGCTGAACTGCCCCCACTTCGGTTTCCGGGCCGGAGCGCCGGACGGCGAAACAGCCAGCCCGGAAGCTGAAAATCTGCATCGACGCTTTACCCAAGACCTTGAGCGGTCAAACCTCCGCAATATCATAAGCAGCATAATTGATGCCCCTTTTTTCGGCTTCACGCCGTTGGAACTTATCTGGCGGCGCGGGGACAACTGGTGGCATCTGGTGGACGTGGCGGCACGACCAGCGCACTGGTTTGGCTTCGACAATAAAAATAACCCCGTGTTTATTGGCGTGTACGGCGGCTTGTGTGCAGAACCGCAACTATTGCCTGCAGGCAAGTTCGTCATTGTCCAGCATCACGCCACCTATGACAATCCTTACGGTTTGCGGTTGTTGACCCATCGCGCCGCCGAGGGAGTAGGGAGGGCACCATGA
- a CDS encoding site-specific integrase, with product MSVSQRADGRWLVKYKRGGKWAQKTFRDETVAIAFDAEQSEALQDSRLSLIERSASFFHSHPDYHVETRKKILHFINGYTNASGLWVDGIGQFLRDKYAEELTRTDLELMRNVMRKRGSGNATINKMQAYIRAILAWGGDQQLIRLNPWRDYKRLPTKKTENTTSLADFQNILQFCPDWLRWALATAYALAMRPGHVELFSLTWAAFNWRHGYVQYAQGKSGRIKRVVPPPAYWQEALRRFEEDTADGVPWVCHRLGRKVNNYRSAWERAKKKAGYAGRCIRPYDIRHAAASEMLAAGADLAAVAAQMGHASIQTTATTYAHVTPGGQKRAATLMPDLVQFGAEKSPHDDS from the coding sequence ATGAGTGTGTCCCAACGAGCAGACGGGCGCTGGCTGGTTAAGTATAAGCGCGGGGGCAAGTGGGCACAAAAAACCTTTCGGGATGAAACCGTTGCTATCGCTTTTGATGCCGAGCAGTCAGAAGCGTTACAAGATAGCCGTCTTTCTCTGATAGAACGGTCTGCGTCGTTTTTCCATTCGCATCCCGATTATCATGTAGAAACACGTAAAAAGATTTTACATTTCATCAACGGCTATACAAACGCATCCGGCCTATGGGTTGATGGCATAGGTCAGTTTCTTCGAGACAAGTACGCGGAAGAATTAACGCGGACGGATCTGGAACTGATGCGAAACGTAATGCGCAAGCGCGGCAGCGGCAATGCCACTATCAATAAAATGCAGGCGTATATCAGGGCCATCCTGGCATGGGGGGGTGACCAGCAGCTTATCAGATTAAACCCATGGCGTGACTACAAGCGGCTGCCGACAAAGAAAACTGAAAACACTACCTCGCTGGCAGATTTTCAGAACATCTTACAGTTTTGTCCCGATTGGCTGCGGTGGGCGCTGGCAACGGCCTACGCACTGGCCATGCGTCCTGGGCACGTAGAGTTGTTTTCGCTCACCTGGGCGGCGTTTAACTGGCGACATGGATATGTGCAGTATGCACAAGGCAAGAGCGGCAGGATAAAGAGGGTGGTGCCCCCGCCTGCGTATTGGCAAGAAGCATTGCGCAGGTTTGAAGAAGACACCGCAGACGGCGTGCCGTGGGTTTGCCATCGCCTTGGTCGGAAGGTCAACAACTATCGCTCAGCATGGGAGAGGGCAAAGAAAAAGGCTGGCTATGCGGGCCGCTGCATCCGTCCATATGACATCCGGCATGCGGCTGCGTCAGAAATGCTTGCGGCGGGAGCTGACCTCGCAGCGGTTGCGGCACAAATGGGCCACGCCAGCATCCAGACAACCGCAACAACCTATGCCCACGTCACGCCAGGGGGCCAAAAACGTGCAGCAACGCTGATGCCGGATTTGGTGCAGTTTGGTGCAGAAAAAAGCCCTCACGATGATTCGTAA
- a CDS encoding chloride channel protein, with translation MGVSGLARTIVQALLIGGVTGVVIGLFRHLNHVITHWIVRTVNAHGLSDGLVGCAVFFGLLLLAVLSVLLLRVEPLISGSGIPQVELMVRGKLRMNWFRVLLCKFAGALTALTGGLSVGREGPCIMMGASLGVGVGRLWHDPKAAHEPRFLVGGSAAGLGAAFGAPLAGMCFAFEEMKTPLRTPMIITCAITAFTAMLVMQTIYGFGLVLPFGARLMLSWEDWWLVPVVGVAMGALGALYNTLLIRLTLWADTTKMLPLHLRVVIPFMCAGLFLYFYPTVLAGFGITALQLADMALPLTALLLLLAVKMVFSCASFASGVAGGLLMPILAMGAMAGACLTSALLLFDVVTPEKSVIILLMCMAGLFGSSVRAPLTGAFLMLEMTGAYSNMAFIIITAYIAAVVADKIGCEPVYDSLRRRCIVEGKIKRPRLKPRRPQRAVGGALGGAV, from the coding sequence ATGGGTGTTTCAGGCCTGGCAAGAACCATCGTGCAGGCTCTTCTTATCGGGGGAGTGACTGGCGTGGTTATCGGCCTGTTCCGCCACCTGAACCATGTGATCACACATTGGATTGTGCGCACCGTGAACGCGCACGGCCTGAGTGACGGCCTTGTCGGCTGCGCGGTGTTTTTCGGCCTGCTGCTCCTGGCTGTGCTTTCTGTGCTGCTGTTGCGCGTGGAGCCGCTGATCAGCGGGAGCGGCATCCCCCAGGTTGAGCTTATGGTCAGGGGCAAATTGCGCATGAACTGGTTTCGTGTGCTGCTCTGCAAGTTTGCTGGCGCTCTGACGGCCCTGACAGGGGGGCTTTCTGTGGGGCGGGAAGGCCCGTGCATCATGATGGGTGCTTCCCTCGGCGTGGGGGTGGGGCGGTTGTGGCACGACCCCAAGGCCGCGCATGAACCCCGGTTTCTTGTGGGTGGCAGTGCAGCTGGCCTTGGGGCTGCTTTTGGTGCACCCCTGGCGGGCATGTGTTTTGCCTTTGAGGAAATGAAGACGCCCCTTCGGACGCCGATGATCATTACCTGCGCCATTACGGCCTTTACGGCAATGCTCGTCATGCAGACCATATACGGCTTTGGCCTGGTTCTTCCCTTTGGCGCGCGCCTCATGCTGTCCTGGGAGGACTGGTGGCTGGTTCCGGTGGTGGGCGTGGCCATGGGAGCCCTTGGCGCTCTCTATAATACCCTGCTTATCCGTCTGACCCTCTGGGCCGACACTACAAAAATGCTGCCGCTGCATCTGCGCGTGGTCATTCCCTTCATGTGCGCCGGACTGTTCTTGTATTTTTATCCCACGGTGCTGGCAGGCTTTGGCATTACAGCCCTGCAACTTGCCGACATGGCCCTGCCGCTGACGGCACTTTTGCTGCTGCTGGCCGTGAAGATGGTCTTTTCCTGCGCGAGTTTCGCCTCCGGGGTGGCCGGGGGCCTGCTCATGCCCATTCTGGCCATGGGGGCCATGGCCGGGGCCTGCCTTACGTCGGCCCTGCTGCTTTTTGACGTGGTCACGCCAGAAAAGAGCGTCATCATACTTCTTATGTGCATGGCCGGACTGTTCGGCTCCTCGGTGCGCGCTCCCCTGACAGGGGCGTTCCTGATGCTCGAGATGACGGGCGCGTATTCCAACATGGCGTTCATCATCATCACGGCCTATATTGCCGCTGTCGTGGCCGACAAAATAGGGTGCGAACCCGTGTACGACAGCCTGCGCCGCCGCTGCATTGTGGAAGGAAAAATCAAGAGGCCCAGGCTCAAGCCGCGGCGTCCGCAAAGGGCTGTGGGCGGCGCTCTTGGCGGCGCGGTGTGA
- a CDS encoding phenylacetate--CoA ligase family protein, with protein sequence MTRKDRTEGIYSRREVLDESERRQYCLIQLKDLLSYAYRYSEDVKKRFDRAQFNVEKFKTLADIKHIPILKKKELIFLQSMGPRLGGLLTKDIGELKRIFLSPGPIFDPEDRGEDYWGYTEAFYSVGFRPGDAVQNTFNYQLTPAGLMFEEPLRNLGCAVIPAGPTDAATQLDIMQKLRVSGYVGTPSFLMHLAQKAEEKGLNLRKDLFLEVAFVTGERLSEKMRSQMEKKYDLVMRQGYGTADVGCIGYECFHRTGLHIANRCYVEICHPDTGIPLKDGEVGEIVVTAFNKTYPLIRLATGDLSFIDRSPCACGRTSPRLGSIVGRVDTTARIMGMFVYPHQVEQVMSRFEEIKRWQIEVTNPGGIDEMTLFVETSGFKREEELLHQFREKIKLRPELRVLAPGSLPPQIRPIEDKRHWD encoded by the coding sequence ATGACCCGTAAAGACCGCACAGAAGGCATATACAGCCGCCGCGAAGTTCTTGATGAGAGCGAACGCCGCCAGTACTGCCTTATCCAGCTCAAGGACTTGCTTTCCTATGCGTACCGGTATTCGGAAGACGTAAAAAAGCGTTTTGACCGTGCGCAGTTTAATGTGGAGAAATTCAAGACCCTTGCTGACATCAAGCATATTCCCATTCTCAAGAAGAAGGAGCTTATCTTTCTTCAGTCCATGGGGCCGCGTCTGGGCGGACTGCTGACCAAGGACATTGGCGAACTCAAACGCATTTTTCTTTCCCCCGGCCCCATCTTTGACCCCGAAGACCGTGGCGAAGATTACTGGGGCTACACCGAAGCCTTCTATTCCGTGGGCTTTCGCCCCGGCGATGCGGTGCAGAACACGTTCAACTATCAGTTGACGCCTGCGGGCCTCATGTTTGAGGAACCCCTGCGCAACCTTGGTTGTGCGGTTATTCCCGCTGGCCCCACGGACGCCGCGACCCAGCTGGACATCATGCAGAAGCTGCGTGTGTCGGGCTATGTGGGCACGCCGAGCTTCCTCATGCACCTGGCGCAAAAGGCTGAAGAAAAGGGCCTCAACCTGCGCAAGGATCTTTTTCTGGAAGTGGCCTTTGTCACTGGCGAGCGGCTTTCGGAAAAAATGCGTTCGCAGATGGAAAAGAAGTACGACCTGGTCATGCGCCAGGGCTACGGCACGGCGGATGTGGGCTGCATCGGATACGAATGCTTCCACAGAACCGGCCTGCACATCGCCAACCGCTGCTATGTGGAAATCTGCCATCCTGACACGGGCATTCCGTTGAAGGACGGCGAAGTGGGCGAAATCGTGGTGACGGCCTTTAACAAGACCTATCCGCTTATCCGTCTGGCCACGGGCGACCTTTCGTTCATTGACCGCAGCCCCTGCGCCTGCGGCCGCACAAGCCCGCGCCTTGGCAGCATCGTGGGCCGCGTGGACACCACCGCCCGCATCATGGGCATGTTCGTGTACCCGCATCAGGTCGAGCAGGTCATGAGCCGCTTTGAAGAAATCAAGCGTTGGCAGATTGAAGTGACCAACCCCGGCGGCATCGACGAAATGACCCTCTTTGTGGAAACCAGCGGCTTCAAGCGCGAAGAAGAGCTGCTGCACCAGTTCCGCGAAAAGATCAAGCTGCGTCCCGAACTGCGCGTGCTGGCTCCCGGCAGCCTGCCCCCGCAGATCCGTCCCATCGAAGACAAGCGCCATTGGGATTAA